A part of Vigna radiata var. radiata cultivar VC1973A chromosome 11, Vradiata_ver6, whole genome shotgun sequence genomic DNA contains:
- the LOC106777072 gene encoding uncharacterized protein LOC106777072: MFKLFTLPRLSWSSGNGAQEKVVLTAAEVESLRSELADIEEREAQLKARLENIDETLRSARLSGYLYIRKRWAALPGEPPPIDDTDIDDWLPRFVVLYGACLYLYLLCTDLSPHDSTLLSDIVEIDQLPSFKREDDETRHAFYILTRHGLRYECSSSSKIQVDSWLSALNFDCKLESDTSKPK, translated from the exons ATGTTCAAATTGTTTACTCTTCCGAGGCTGTCATGGAGCTCCGGTAATGGTGCTCAGGAAAAG GTAGTGCTAACAGCTGCTGAAGTAGAGTCACTTCGATCAGAACTTGCTGACATAGAAGAGAGGGAGGCTCAATTGAAAGCTCG GTTGGAAAACATTGATGAAACCTTGCGGTCAGCACGTCTATCTGGCTATTTGTACATTCGAAAA AGATGGGCAGCACTTCCAGGAGAACCTCCACCTATAGATGACACTGACATAGATGATTGGCTTCCTCGCTTTGTTGTTCTTTATGGTGCATGTCtatacttatatttgttgtgtaCAG ATCTAAGTCCTCACGATTCAACACTTCTATCCGATATTGTTGAAATAGACCAACTACCGAGTTTTAAGCGTGAAGATGATGAGACGCGACACGCCTTTTATATCTTAACTCGTCATGGTTTACGATATGAATGCTCAAGCAGTTCTAAAATACAG GTGGACTCGTGGTTATCAGCTTTAAACTTTGACTGCAAATTGGAATCTGATACATCAAAGCCCAAATAG
- the LOC106777761 gene encoding uncharacterized protein LOC106777761 isoform X1: MAAKPLTTEAIALTEKKMDMTLDDIIKMSKNTKTKNQRRVPNKTQKFSNNFAQDKTAKVQRYMESRSSLRQGALAKKRSNFKGNQFPAAIEVARKAAAAPLQNRVPNRNGVPNWNKTRFRVPLGQRRPVNGGFAAKQQRIPSPRKQLENVDIMPKQKPQTLDSLFANMKEQRMRVLSMQNNGVQRNGNGYRRLPWGRGRFGN, encoded by the exons ATGGCAGCCAAACCTCTCACTACCGAGGCAATTGCGCTTACAGAAAAGAAGATGGACATGACACTAG ATGACATAATCAAAATGTCTAAAAATACGAAGACTAAGAATCAAAGAAGGGTTCCA AACAAAACTCAGAAGTTTTCAAACAATTTCGCTCAAGATAAAACTGCAAAGGTCCAGCGTTATATGGAATCCAGATCTTCTCTTAGACAG GGGGCTCTTGCGAAAAAAAGGTCTAATTTCAAGGGAAACCAATTTCCTGCTGCAATTGAAGTTGCGCGAAAAGCTGCTGCTGCTCCTCTGCAGAATAGAGTTCCTAACCGTAATGGAGTACCCAACTGGAATAAAACAAG ATTTCGAGTTCCTTTAGGTCAAAGAAGGCCTGTTAATGGAGGCTTTGCTGCTAAG CAGCAACGAATTCCTTCCCCTCGGAAGCAGCTGGAGAATGTGGATATAATGCCGAAGCAAAAGCCTCAGACGCTGGATTCGCTGTTTGCAAACATGAAGGAGCAAAGAATGAGAGTTCTGTCGATGCAGAATAATGGTGTGCAGCGTAATGGAAATGGATATAGGAGGCTCCCATGGGGAAGAGGTCGATTTGGAAACTAA
- the LOC106777761 gene encoding uncharacterized protein LOC106777761 isoform X2, with amino-acid sequence MAAKPLTTEAIALTEKKMDMTLDDIIKMSKNTKTKNQRRVPNKTQKFSNNFAQDKTAKVQRYMESRSSLRQGALAKKRSNFKGNQFPAAIEVARKAAAAPLQNRVPNRNGVPNWNKTRFRVPLGQRRPVNGGFAAKQRIPSPRKQLENVDIMPKQKPQTLDSLFANMKEQRMRVLSMQNNGVQRNGNGYRRLPWGRGRFGN; translated from the exons ATGGCAGCCAAACCTCTCACTACCGAGGCAATTGCGCTTACAGAAAAGAAGATGGACATGACACTAG ATGACATAATCAAAATGTCTAAAAATACGAAGACTAAGAATCAAAGAAGGGTTCCA AACAAAACTCAGAAGTTTTCAAACAATTTCGCTCAAGATAAAACTGCAAAGGTCCAGCGTTATATGGAATCCAGATCTTCTCTTAGACAG GGGGCTCTTGCGAAAAAAAGGTCTAATTTCAAGGGAAACCAATTTCCTGCTGCAATTGAAGTTGCGCGAAAAGCTGCTGCTGCTCCTCTGCAGAATAGAGTTCCTAACCGTAATGGAGTACCCAACTGGAATAAAACAAG ATTTCGAGTTCCTTTAGGTCAAAGAAGGCCTGTTAATGGAGGCTTTGCTGCTAAG CAACGAATTCCTTCCCCTCGGAAGCAGCTGGAGAATGTGGATATAATGCCGAAGCAAAAGCCTCAGACGCTGGATTCGCTGTTTGCAAACATGAAGGAGCAAAGAATGAGAGTTCTGTCGATGCAGAATAATGGTGTGCAGCGTAATGGAAATGGATATAGGAGGCTCCCATGGGGAAGAGGTCGATTTGGAAACTAA